The following are encoded in a window of Amaranthus tricolor cultivar Red isolate AtriRed21 chromosome 2, ASM2621246v1, whole genome shotgun sequence genomic DNA:
- the LOC130806520 gene encoding mannan endo-1,4-beta-mannosidase 2-like, translated as MPNKPKANNSTRKMFATNGWFYPIVGMATLVAFTYMSFGGDFRFSVAKEPTFSFVERVGNQFMLDGKPFYINGWNSYWLMDHAVDGFSRPRVKAMLQAGSKMGLTVCRTWAFNDGTYHALQVSPGVFDEQVFQSLDYVIAEARRNGVRLILSLVNNLQAYGGKTQYVKWAWQEGIGISASNDSFFYDPSIQTYFKNYVKTMLTRKNTITGIEYRDDPVIFAWELINEPRCMTDPSGDTLQDWIKEMSEFVKAIDEKHLVTVGLEGFYGLKNAKSALNPSEWEATIGTDFIRNNDIPTIDFASVHMYPDQWLTVDNLEDKLKFVKKWVSSHIEDGDKQLKKPVMLTEFGLSSDNKDFDPSHRDRLIKLVYDIFYKSAKKNGSGAGSFIWQFFVEGMNDFHDDFGLIPWKRKSTYDLITGQSCRLALLHQRSNLQGNLKNLCLRSR; from the exons ATGCCCAACAAGCCTAAAGCAAATAATTCTACTAGAAAGATGTTTGCAACAAATGGATGGTTTTACCCAATTGTTGGTATGGCAACATTAGTTGCATTCACTTACATGTCATTTGGTGGTGATTTTAGATTTAGTGTTGCAAAGGAACCAACTTTTAGCTTTGTAGAGAGGGTTGGGAATCAATTTATGTTGGACGGAAAACCCTTTTATATAAATGGTTGGAATTCTTATTGGTTAATGGATCATGCTGTTGATGGGTTTAGTAGACCAAGAGTGAAAGCAATGCTTCAAGCTGGATCTAAAATGGGGCTCACTGTGTGTAGAACATGGGCTTTCAATGATGGTACTTATCATGCTCTTCAGGTTTCCCCTGGTGTTTTTGATGAACAAGTATTTCAG TCTTTGGATTATGTGATTGCCGAAGCGAGAAGAAATGGTGTTAGACTAATCTTAAGTTTAGTCAATAATTTGCAAGCTTATGGTGGAAAAACCCAGTATGTAAAATGGGCATGGCAAGAAGGCATTGGAATAAGCGCTTCCAATGATTCATTCTTTTACGATCCATCTATCCAAACCTATTTCAAGAACTACGTCAAG ACAATGCTCACTAGGAAGAACACTATTACTGGAATCGAATACCGGGATGACCCTGTAATCTTTGCTTGGGAATTGATAAATGAACCACGTTGCATGACAGACCCCTCAGGTGATACCCTTCAA GATTGGATCAAGGAAATGTCGGAGTTTGTGAAAGCCATCGACGAGAAACATCTAGTTACAGTTGGCCTTGAGGGATTTTATGGTCTGAAGAATGCAAAATCAGCTTTAAACCCTTCTGAATGGGAAGCTACTATAGGGACCGATTTTATTCGCAACAATGATATACCAACAATTGATTTCGCTTCTGTTCACATGTACCCTGATCAGTG GCTGACCGTGGATAATCTTGAAGATAAACTGAAATTTGTCAAGAAATGGGTGTCATCTCACATCGAAGATGGCGACAAACAGCTTAAAAAACCAGTAATGTTGACTGAATTCGGGCTGTCAAGTGACAACAAAGACTTCGATCCTTCACACCGAGATAGACTCATCAAACTCGTTTATGATATCTTTTACAAGTCAGCCAAAAAGAATGGGTCGGGCGCTGGTTCGTTCATTTGGCAATTCTTTGTAGAAGGAATGAACGATTTTCATGATGATTTCGGTTTAATTCCATGGAAACGGAAGTCCACTTACGACCTTATAACAGGACAATCATGCAGGTTGGCTTTGTTGCATCAACGTTCAAACTTGCAaggaaaccttaaaaacttgtGTCTACGCAGCCGGTGA
- the LOC130805904 gene encoding uncharacterized protein LOC130805904, whose amino-acid sequence MASTKVQRIMTQPINLIFRFLQSKARIQIWLFEQKDLRIEGRIIGFDEYMNLVLDDAEELNVKKKTKKSLGRILLKGDNITLMMNTAK is encoded by the exons ATGGCGAGCACAAAAGTTCAGAGGATTATGACCCAACCAATT AACCTGATCTTCAGGTTTCTTCAAAGC AAAGCTCGTATACAGATATGGCTTTTTGAGCAGAAGGATTTGCGGATTGAAGGCCGAATAATT GGCTTTGATGAGTACATGAATTTGGTATTAGACGATGCTGAAGAGTTGAATGTTAAGAAGAAGACCAAAAAGTCACTTG GGCGGATCCTTCTCAAAGGAGACAATATTACTCTGATGATGAATAC GGCTAAATGA
- the LOC130806516 gene encoding uncharacterized protein LOC130806516 isoform X2: protein MESKLEISSSSSSSAFIKDEDFQSFFAKGCIVLHFAMGLWRVKFERRLEDLANDWPRQLVGDFVLALSWVFFLVYSWNEKYD from the exons ATGGAGTCAAAATTGGAaatctcatcatcatcatcatcatcag CTTTTATTAAAGATGAAGATTTTCAAAGCTTTTTTGCAAAAGGCTGTATTGTTCTTCACTTTGCAATGGGACTTTGGAGGGTTAAGTTTGAAAGAAGATTAGAAGATCTTGCTAATGATTGGCCAAGACAATTGGTTGGGGATTTTGTGTTGGCTCTTTCTTGGGTTTTCTTTCTTGTGTATTCTTGGAATGAAAAGTATGATTAG
- the LOC130806516 gene encoding uncharacterized protein LOC130806516 isoform X1 — MESKLEISSSSSSSGFFILCILHSMIALICGFSIMFCPYEISSFGHGSETARKLLGFGLNPHDQLLIQISDSFVGLLLFVIGFLLFMVAFIKDEDFQSFFAKGCIVLHFAMGLWRVKFERRLEDLANDWPRQLVGDFVLALSWVFFLVYSWNEKYD; from the coding sequence ATGGAGTCAAAATTGGAaatctcatcatcatcatcatcatcaggtTTCTTTATACTTTGTATCCTTCACTCCATGATAGCTCTAATATGTGGTTTTTCCATCATGTTTTGCCCATATGAAATATCATCATTTGGGCATGGATCCGAAACAGCTAGGAAGCTACTCGGGTTCGGGTTAAACCCACATGATCAACTATTGATTCAAATATCGGATTCCTTTGTTGGGTTATTGTTGTTTGTAATTGGGTTTTTGTTGTTCATGGTAGCTTTTATTAAAGATGAAGATTTTCAAAGCTTTTTTGCAAAAGGCTGTATTGTTCTTCACTTTGCAATGGGACTTTGGAGGGTTAAGTTTGAAAGAAGATTAGAAGATCTTGCTAATGATTGGCCAAGACAATTGGTTGGGGATTTTGTGTTGGCTCTTTCTTGGGTTTTCTTTCTTGTGTATTCTTGGAATGAAAAGTATGATTAG